The Phoenix dactylifera cultivar Barhee BC4 chromosome 12, palm_55x_up_171113_PBpolish2nd_filt_p, whole genome shotgun sequence genome includes the window AATTTATAACCTAACTCTGCCTTTCTACCATCAACAAGGTCCTGGATCAGAGTCCCCTCTATTCCGGAACTCTCCATCTTCCACAAACTTCCACTTTAACCCTCTAAAATGATCTAATCTTAGTATCTAGTCAAGGTAACTTCTCATTTCTGTTCACATGAGCAACCACCACAACCTATCTTCCATCACCTAGCCCCAACTGAATCTTCATTCCAGATCCTTCAATTCAAGTTCAAGAACATCACTTGATCAAAGTTTCCTCAAATCTTTGTTGTACACGCATCTTGATTGCCCACCACTTTGTATACAACACTTCTGCCCACGTTATTTTCTGAACATCACAACCTTTCTTTCACATGACCGACTCAACCAATCTTACATTACATAATCCCCATTTGAATCTTCTTGCCAGATCCTTTGACACAGCTTCAAGCATGCCCCTTGATCAAGCTTCCTTGGATCTTTGTTGCACATACTCCTAACTGCTTTGCACTTGGAATAGAAATTTTCTGGTCTATTATTTCTAAACTTCACAACCTTTCTGTTCAGACAGCGACGACAACCAAATCAATGTCCCATCACCTGAACCCTAACTTAACCTTCTCTTAGGTCAACACCACTTCAAGCACATCCCTTGTTCAAGGCTTCCTTAGACCTTGGCAGCATATGCATCTTGATCGCCCACCACTTTGAATAGAAAAATTCTGGTCATATGACTTTGTTCCATAATTTGCCTTCAAAGCACACTAGTTACTCATCACTCCAGAACTGTGTTGGCACTTTGTCCGTACCATGTTACCTCCAGTCTATAAAAGTGCTTCCATTTATTTTATGACACCCAGCAGAATATATCAAAATATCCACTTTAAGAAGTCCCCCATGCCAGAGACTTGTCTTACAGCTTCACCTATATCAAAGATGAACGAGGTTATGCGTAAGTGATGTTCACCAATCTATGTTAAATCACCCTCGTATTACAATGGATGCTTACAAAGTCTTTCTCATTTAGAAATAGTATACATACTTTGAGATCACTTAGCTTACTAATGTTAGAAATACATCTAGAAAGCCATCAATAatcaatttaattaaaaaaaccatGTGCAACAAGATGGAATCTAAAGTTTAGACTGTGGGTGTTAGCACACCTGCATAAAGACTTGCAATCAATAAGCCAGAAATAGGTCTAGAACGTTATGGCACTTTCCTTGATCATGTCCATGTATTCTGCAGGCTCATCTAATCATCACACTTTCATATATAACATTTACACATGCAATAGCATTCCTAGCACACATCTAACTACCTTTCCAATCTATAAAATGCTTTTTCCAATATCACATATCCTAGGAAAAAACTAGCAAATAGAGAATGAAGAACTAAAATGGCAAATTGAAAGAACCAGATTTCCCGTTCTTCTTAATGTATATCAACTTCATGAATGATCCACTCTTTAATTGTAAGTGAAGCAAAGAAATATAAATTACCAATGCAAATGATAGGAAAATTTTGTCAAGCCATTCTAATTGAGAAGCTTTTTGACCATATGATTTGCTTGGCAGCCCAAGTGAATTATGATTGTACCGTAGGAAAATAGATTGAGCATAGTTTGGGCATACTATAACCTATCTTGTGATCAGTGGATTCAACATTGATTGATATGGAATTGCAAAAAACATTgtatccaaaaaaataaagcaGAATGGATCAAGCAAAGGTTCTCATAAAGGTTAAGAAGAGAAGCGCCTAAATGTAAGGTTTAGAATAGTGACAAGAAAGTAGGATTGAATATCCAGAGTAAAGACTGACGATTAAGGTAAAATTTCCAGCAGATTAACATAAGTTATTCTCAATGGCAGCATCACAATAAAAATCATAATATGTGATGGATTGCCTGATACTTTTGTATGTCCAAACACACCACCTTCACCATTTCACCATCAATAAACTGTACGAAATTCAATGAAAATTATAAGAATTAGAAGCCATGGTTGTGAATATCAGCAGATGTTAGCCTCCCTTCGATCAATAGCAAATTTAGCAACACCATTGTACATCACAGATAAAGAAAAACTAGATTTGCTGTTTAATGGAGAACATTTGTCATTCATAGGTTAAAAAGAACTGTACAACACTTTCTGTGCATATAAGAAAACAAAGATAACATCCTTTCAACATAACTAAATCTTATCTACAGAGACGTCTCCAAGCATGCATGAAAAAAATTAGAAGTAattcttgagataatcacatGAATGCAGGAGGGTAAAAAACATCTAGGTGATGTTTGGCACGCAACTCAAATAACAAGACGGGCTAGTCCGCATACCATTAATTCCAGaagtaaaataaatattacTATTGAATATATACACAAATGATAGCTGTTCTCACCCCTTCTCTTTCCAGGATTCCTCCAGTTCATTGTTTATGAAAGTTTTGGACCACAGCACCAAAGAAAACTGAACTCAAAGAAAACTCACAGAAAGGAGAGGATTTTATAAAcaaaggaggaaaagaaaaagaaaaaagaaaaataggaaaaagaaaaaagaaaagcagcATTGTTCAAATGTTCTCTATACCTTTCAACAAAACAAAGAAGATCTAACATGCTACCATAAATTAGTAAAAGTATGACAGCTTAAGCAtcaagtttttttcttttctttttttttctgtgaaGAAAACCTCTGATCAGCTGCTCCCCATCGACCTAAGCTCCTCAAGTTTCGATTTACCTGCTCATGAACAAGCTCCACCCGCTCCAAAGTACACCTCCAGCTCCAGAATCTGCTGCTCTCTCCCACTTCTCGTCCACCTGCACTGCCCCTGAGCCGCCCGCACTGCTCAGCAGAAGAGGATTCAGCGCCGCTCCCCCATCACCAGCCCCTCCCGGCACACACGGCCCTCCAATGGCATATTGAAGCAGTTCCTTGAACAAAGGCGAGAGGCAGCTCTTCACTGTCTGCTCGATAAGACTGGCATTTGGGATCGGAGCGGATGAGCATGGCGTCTGCTGTACCACGGGGACAAAGACCACCGGAGTAGCCACGGCCACCTCCATCTCCCGCGCCACCTCTCCATCCGATCTCTTTCTCCGAGACATCGACATCATCTGATCGGAGCTCAGCGCGAACGTCCTCGGCGACCTGGACGGGGACAAGATTGCTTCTTTCTTGAAGCTGGAGGTTGGGCGCATTGCAGGAGTCCCGGTTGCGGGTCTTCTTGAAGCTGGGGCTCCAGATCTTGCTGGCGATCTCGAAGGTAGCCTTGTCGTGGGGGCTCTTGAAGACAAACTCCTTCCCGGCCGCGATCCGGCTTACCATGTTGCGGTACTTCTTCTTCAGGCGGCGGAGCTTCTCGACCAGCTGGTTCTTGTTGAATTCCAGCTGAAGGCGGCTCTTGATCTGGTCGTAGAAGGGCCCCGTGTCGTGCTGGTAGTTGGCGTGCGTCGTCCCTCGCTGCGACGTGAACTCCAAGAACCCTTGCAGAATCGTGATCTCGTCCGCATCCGTCCATAGCTTCTGGAATATGCGCCGCGACTCGTCGTACGCCACCGCCAggggcttcctctcctcccccgGAGGGGAGATCCTCTGGCGCTTTCCGTCGGGAGAGGCCACGAAGGCGACGCCCCAGGCCCCGCCGCCGGCGCCCGTTCTGGGGATTGGGAAAGGAGGCGGAAGGATTTCGGTTAGGATTGgggacggaggaggaggaggaggaacggAGTATTTGCTGGTCTGCGGCAGCGGCGGGGGGCGGAGGGGCAGGCGGCGCCGCCAAGTGGCCGTCGGCGACGACGTCGTCGTCGTACTCCTCGTCGGAGTCGACGCCATCGTCAGAGTCGTCCGTCGACCTCTTCGTCGTAGACGGCGGCGTCGCGCTCGTCGTCTTCGGCGGTGGACGCCATCGTCGTCGTCGTCTTGGCTTCCCGGAGAACAGAGAGTACTGGAGACCAAATTGGGATTAGGGTTTACGGGAATTGGGTGCGATTTATTTGGGGATTAGGGTTagtgttagggttagggttagagtTGGAGACGGGATGGTTGCATAGGGGCTTGAGACAGAGGCGTTGAAGTCGGTACGGGTGCGTGTCCAGACGTGACGGGAATCGATCTGGAGTAGGATTATGGCCGTTGGATATGAATTTGATGGTCATGATGGGAGATGTGTTGTGGCTGGGCGTACCTAAATAAAAGGGTTAAGATCTTAAAGGAAAAAGCTGGGGGCGGCGAATTCTGCGGGCGGATACGAGCGGACGGGGGTGGGCCTACCGTCTGACGTCTGGGGACAGATCTTGAGCCGTTGGATAGAAGCCTCCTTTCGAACCAAGCCACCTTGAGGCTCCGCTCAACGCAACCCAGCAACGGCAgaggttttgttttttttttttttttttgggtcaaaaaagagttcatccttcttctcACGAATCGACCAATAAATAGTGCAATTATCATTTGAGATCCGTACAGTttgagaaaagataaaatttgaaGTGTCCTCATATGTACATGAGGCACAATTCCATGGCATCGTGCAAAAGATCCTTCGATGGCTAAGTTAGCCGAACTTATGGAAAGTTTCTGAATGCCTTATATGGCCTCTTATCACTTGATAATGCTTGTAATAGCTTATAATGGCTAACAGAAGGCCTTTCCCTACTCCTTTTTATAGGGTAAGGGTCTCGGCCGTTATTTGAAATCTCGATCGATTCGTGGTTAGCTTGTCATCAATTAGAGGCGTCGTACAGCATAGAGATCAATCCTGCGGGCGGAGAATTCGGGAGATATCTTTTCGAATCTATTCTGAGGGTCTGCCACGTCATTCCAAACggaggtggtcgagggagttCTTTAATGCATTGTGTGCGCATTCACTCCGAGGCGTTACCTATTGGTATGCGAGGGGCCAGTCATCAATGCTCTGCCCCCTAAGGTGGCTGTCATAATGGTCGGCTTTTAACACCATGATTCAAGAagatctgctgagggagcctctGGGTCTGCCACATGGCACGATCTGGCCGCTCGGTGCCCTGGGCATGGGATCCGCGGGATCTTCGACGGGATCAAGATTGACAAGGCTGAGGTCGGCTCGACCTTCAGCGAGGTTCGAGGTCAGCTTGGCCTTCGGCGGGCTGAGGTCGGCCGGACCTCCCTCTTGAGGTCGGCTCGGTCTTTGGCGGGCTGAGGTCGGCCTGGCCTCTGATCGAGGTCGGCCTGGCTCTTAGTGGGACCGAGGTCTGCTCGGCTTTTGGCAAAGCGTCGTTGCCTgcggtcgagggagcctcttcGGCCCACAAGGTTCTGAGGTCTGCTCGGCCGGAATTAGGTGACTCCATGCTagagtaggacgatccattttgcctcccatcattttggtagaagtatgccctagaggccaatatggctgacgcatatttataatctaggacataaatttgtacttgacccttattatttattaataagattgggcattatttccattcatatttgtatgtgtccatgaatcgtctaaggaattaataagatgatgacatatattctcaagagttgagaatttgaggcatgtgtcattagtgattaattcctaaaatgctcctaatcgatggatctttacgaggacggtgatcaatccgatgagattagtgcacatatcacttagtcagatggatgagtctcgagtccacagtatgggaacactggagtgattgtgccaATGCTtgatagagaacaagggtactaagcgtgaccaaagcaagtagtcacatggatgtctatccactcgtcagtgacataCTTATGctacagttgtatgactggtcctttaaccTGCGGTACCTCggctattcactatgaggttgtTGTAGTTTAACGAGTACATACacatgggccctagccatttggGTCCTTATCATAcatattggctgcagtaggttcactgtaggaataGGAGTGCATCCAGAAGGGATCTATCGactttgatagattaggagtgatcttatgtaatttatgagactgagttcgattaAATTCCTGGCCAGGCATTTtgaaaaaggagttttccaaatCTCAAActagagtcaaataaatcttacatatattagatgatggggtttgacgagttatccataacctgaAGGGAAAAtttcccgagttgtccgataaaatcgaacgccaggcatgaaaaatcagttttaaatttttttttattttatttataacaattataaaaattttatataaaattacctcaagcccgtagcggaagttggtcgaggtaatttgaatctggatccctgaaggtagctctgcaaggcctggatctgcaagccctctacttcgcacgcacgtcaagcttcgcaagaaggttggatgatgtctttactcgtgcaaaacaatcttttgcaaaagggacccttggaagaaaagaaatccagaaaaaggaccttcccttttctctttctttctttcttctctttctttctttcttcggtttcttttctcccgtttcttcacagcaCGCCTAAGCCACAGACGCCCGTCTCTTGATCCTGATCACAGAGGGaatagaagggaggagaggacatcGGATCTGGGCCGAgctccaaaccaccagagagaaaggactccttcctctctcttcttcttcttctccacagaATCAAAAACTCCTACTGTCTGACTATTTTCTTCTCAAGAAAATTCTCATCCTCTCGTCTTCAAGATGATACGGTGGCCTCAAATAGGCCAACGCtaagaggagttaagaggcgcTATTGACCAAGCATTaaagaattcatttatggatgaaTTTCATAACGCTTGTTTCAAAACAAACGGTGGGAAAAAACTAATGAATCGATGAAAACGTGCCAGATTTCAAAGATCTAAATGaaccggaatgtagccggttcaaaaccgaacattccggtccagacggcaAGCCGAACGGAGTCCGGATGGTGGCACGTCGTGGCGTTGAACCAAGGACGGAGAAGACTCTGTTTTTGCTCCCAGGCTTCCTTTCCATCGCGGCTCACAAGCATctcttaagggtccatgagctTAAGGGTCCGTGGGTCCACAGGAGGTATTTAAATGGGATTTAAAAACCAAGTCAGCCGTTAACCATTGAAATGGTTTTAGCCAAAtaggaaatgggttagcccattttgtaataaagcaagcctatttggttctaatccaaattgacagccgatttaaatgatttttgactcggaaaaaattccacatgagtccgactcatggggaattcaattgggtccagtttcggctcgatccaagtccgacttagatcagaacaaatacgaaattaaatcccacttaaatcatgatcgagcccaattacactaatttagacccaatcaaatccaatctcaacaattgagtcctgatcaagttccattacattaattgaaacttgattgacccgaatacagacttaattagttgttcatccatgaaatttagcatgtacctcatgttcagtgctagctgaacatagacagaaccaaattccaaatgacccacaatttaattcttaattaaattgggtcaagaccttcttacttagtttgactaa containing:
- the LOC120112801 gene encoding uncharacterized protein LOC120112801 is translated as MASTPTRSTTTTSSPTATWRRRLPLRPPPLPQTSKYSVPPPPPPSPILTEILPPPFPIPRTGAGGGAWGVAFVASPDGKRQRISPPGEERKPLAVAYDESRRIFQKLWTDADEITILQGFLEFTSQRGTTHANYQHDTGPFYDQIKSRLQLEFNKNQLVEKLRRLKKKYRNMVSRIAAGKEFVFKSPHDKATFEIASKIWSPSFKKTRNRDSCNAPNLQLQERSNLVPVQVAEDVRAELRSDDVDVSEKEIGWRGGAGDGGGRGYSGGLCPRGTADAMLIRSDPKCQSYRADSEELPLAFVQGTASICHWRAVCAGRGW